From the genome of Niabella agricola, one region includes:
- a CDS encoding AraC family transcriptional regulator, whose protein sequence is MMKIIYENFSFPPDQSFTVRSECLEIKKYQEFRSHPNFEIAFHENCTGSRFVGKHIEAFSGTELVLMGSHLPHYWQYQGVIDPMQPLQVVVVHFFPDFLGKDFLEKPEARALAGLFGDAAQGVLFTGEILDEARSTLHAMLLEKELGRATWMLRLLDLLSRSGAGKVLNPAGFAMNKSPVEAGNMNTIFEYIFKNFRRSISLEEVAAIIPMSASAFCRFFKSKTGRTLSDFIKEVRIGHAAKLLLEGNYNVSETCYNSGYNNISNFNKHFKELEGVSPKQFRERYLIAG, encoded by the coding sequence ATGATGAAAATTATATACGAAAACTTTTCCTTTCCCCCGGATCAGTCCTTTACCGTACGGTCGGAGTGCCTGGAAATAAAGAAATATCAGGAATTCAGAAGCCATCCGAACTTTGAAATTGCATTTCATGAAAATTGCACAGGGAGCCGCTTTGTTGGTAAGCATATAGAAGCTTTTAGCGGAACCGAACTGGTATTAATGGGGAGCCATCTTCCGCATTATTGGCAGTATCAGGGGGTTATTGATCCAATGCAACCGCTGCAGGTTGTGGTGGTACACTTTTTTCCGGATTTTCTGGGAAAAGATTTCCTGGAAAAACCCGAAGCAAGAGCACTGGCCGGATTGTTTGGCGATGCCGCACAGGGTGTATTGTTTACCGGCGAGATACTGGATGAGGCCCGGTCCACCCTGCATGCCATGCTCCTGGAAAAAGAACTGGGGAGGGCTACATGGATGTTAAGGTTATTAGACCTGTTATCCCGGTCAGGCGCCGGAAAGGTATTGAACCCTGCCGGCTTTGCCATGAATAAGAGCCCGGTAGAAGCCGGCAACATGAACACCATCTTTGAATATATCTTTAAAAATTTCAGGAGATCGATATCCCTGGAAGAAGTAGCTGCTATTATACCGATGTCTGCCTCGGCATTCTGCCGCTTTTTTAAGTCCAAAACGGGAAGAACGCTTTCCGATTTTATAAAAGAAGTACGTATCGGCCACGCAGCAAAATTACTCCTGGAAGGGAACTACAATGTATCAGAAACCTGCTACAACAGCGGCTACAATAATATTTCTAATTTTAACAAACATTTTAAAGAATTAGAAGGTGTTTCGCCCAAACAATTCCGGGAACGTTATCTTATTGCCGGTTAG
- a CDS encoding sodium/sugar symporter translates to MQQTLGTQDLLVFFIYFIIVAGYGIWIYRRKRKQSVSASHDYFLAEGSLTWWAIGASLIASNISAEQFIGMSGSGFTMGLAIATYEWMAALTLIIVAVFFIPVYLKNKIYTMPQFLSKRYNDKVAMIMAVFWLLLYVVVNLTSILYLGALAISAISGVSILTCIAVLAVFAIIITLGGMKVIGYTDVIQVLVLILGGLVTTYLALDMVGRHFGGAGIMDGFRQLAKQGDDHLHMILKRDNPYYMDLPGLTVLLGGMWIVNLNYWGCNQYITQRALGADLKTARSGILFAAFLKLLMPLIVVIPGIAAFVLYKNGYFQQEMLAHGELVPDKAYPVLLNLLPDGLKGLAFASLTAAVVASLAGKANSIATIFTLDIYQKRINKEASEQRLVWIGRATVVVAMILAVLIAPFLGIDKKGGFQYIQEYTGFISPGVFAMFLLGFFWKKTTSNAALFAVIGGFALSVLLKFLPSMGADLGWLSPYGFSKLVAQKDGPPLYEMPFLDRMGFVFIFCVICMYLISSIELKKGVRAKGLEVDSKMFRVSVSFAVGALLVCGILLALYTRYW, encoded by the coding sequence ATGCAACAAACATTGGGTACCCAGGACCTGCTTGTGTTTTTTATTTACTTTATAATTGTGGCAGGGTACGGGATCTGGATCTATCGAAGGAAACGGAAGCAATCCGTCTCCGCATCGCACGACTATTTCCTGGCAGAAGGATCGCTGACCTGGTGGGCGATTGGCGCGTCTCTGATTGCGTCCAATATATCGGCAGAACAGTTTATCGGCATGAGCGGGAGCGGGTTCACCATGGGGCTGGCCATTGCCACCTACGAATGGATGGCAGCGCTGACCCTGATTATTGTGGCGGTCTTTTTTATCCCGGTCTATTTAAAAAATAAGATCTATACCATGCCGCAATTTCTCAGTAAGCGGTATAACGATAAAGTGGCCATGATCATGGCAGTGTTCTGGCTGCTGCTGTATGTAGTGGTAAATCTTACATCGATCCTCTACCTGGGTGCACTAGCTATCAGTGCCATCTCCGGAGTTAGTATTTTAACCTGTATTGCGGTGCTTGCGGTGTTTGCCATCATTATTACATTGGGCGGTATGAAGGTGATCGGTTATACGGATGTCATCCAGGTACTGGTATTGATACTGGGCGGTTTGGTAACCACTTATCTGGCACTGGATATGGTGGGCCGGCATTTTGGAGGTGCGGGTATCATGGACGGATTCCGCCAGCTGGCAAAACAGGGCGATGATCACTTACATATGATCCTTAAACGGGATAATCCCTATTATATGGATCTTCCGGGCCTTACGGTCTTGTTGGGAGGAATGTGGATCGTAAATCTGAATTACTGGGGCTGCAACCAGTATATTACACAACGCGCACTGGGAGCCGATCTGAAAACGGCACGGAGTGGTATTCTCTTTGCAGCTTTTTTAAAACTGCTGATGCCGCTGATTGTAGTCATTCCCGGCATCGCTGCATTTGTACTTTACAAGAACGGCTATTTCCAGCAGGAGATGCTGGCTCATGGAGAGCTGGTACCGGATAAGGCGTACCCTGTATTGCTGAACCTGTTGCCAGACGGGTTGAAGGGGCTGGCTTTTGCTTCGCTCACCGCCGCTGTGGTAGCTTCCCTGGCAGGGAAGGCCAATAGTATTGCCACTATTTTTACCCTGGATATTTATCAGAAGCGGATCAATAAAGAAGCCAGCGAACAAAGACTGGTGTGGATCGGCCGCGCCACAGTAGTAGTGGCCATGATACTGGCAGTGCTTATTGCCCCGTTTCTTGGAATAGATAAAAAAGGAGGCTTTCAATACATCCAGGAATACACCGGTTTTATATCTCCCGGAGTTTTTGCAATGTTTCTCCTGGGATTTTTCTGGAAGAAAACCACCAGCAATGCCGCTTTGTTTGCCGTGATTGGAGGATTTGCCCTGTCGGTACTTTTAAAATTCCTGCCCTCAATGGGTGCAGATCTGGGCTGGCTGAGTCCCTACGGGTTTTCGAAGCTGGTGGCGCAAAAAGACGGTCCCCCGCTTTATGAGATGCCCTTTTTGGACCGGATGGGCTTTGTGTTTATTTTTTGCGTGATCTGCATGTACCTGATCAGCAGCATCGAGCTTAAAAAGGGGGTGAGGGCAAAAGGGCTGGAGGTGGATTCAAAAATGTTCCGGGTATCGGTTTCATTCGCTGTGGGCGCACTGCTGGTTTGCGGAATATTGCTGGCATTATATACCAGGTACTGGTAG
- a CDS encoding glycoside hydrolase family 43 protein yields MLLWIGITGLPVYGQKQLPSVWTADNGNGTYKNPFLWGDWPDPDITRVGDTYYMVSTSMHYVPGCPILQSKDLVNWEIASYAVERYEEDPRYNLQGGEMYLRGSWAATIRHHKGLFYVGFCTPNWEKEKGQFSMCTAKDIKGPWKRTVFPEYLYDPGLFFDDNGKVYVIHGQHRLYATELNADALSVKEEKKQIWDKAISTPAGSSAPKDGVFGMEGSHMYKINGYYYLTCPAGGTEGWQMCLRSKNIYGPYESKIIVQDESSYPQNGLHQGGMIQVQDGSWWFIIMQDRGPIGRVPHLVPVVWKEGWPMIGKNGEGKGVVVHTKPGVGKIYPVKTPATSDEFSSKKLGLQWQWNHNPDNSKWSLAERPGYLRLHGGYANDLLTARNSLSQRVQGPASAAVSELDFSHLKDGDVTGLAVFEKPYAFVGIEQKGGQRRLIMVNDGKIKDSVALSGTTKIWLKAAATDKGFIATFFYSLDGKDFCSLGNTLKMGLGLTWTANRFMLFHFNTVPAAEAGYADFNWFHFTGSNPAAAF; encoded by the coding sequence TTGCTTTTATGGATAGGAATAACCGGCTTGCCGGTATATGGGCAAAAACAGCTCCCTTCAGTATGGACGGCAGATAACGGCAATGGCACCTATAAGAACCCCTTCCTGTGGGGCGACTGGCCGGACCCGGATATAACCCGCGTTGGCGACACCTATTATATGGTATCTACCAGTATGCATTATGTACCCGGATGCCCCATACTGCAATCAAAAGACCTGGTAAACTGGGAAATAGCGTCATACGCTGTAGAACGCTATGAGGAAGATCCCCGTTACAACCTTCAGGGCGGGGAAATGTACCTGCGGGGCTCCTGGGCGGCTACCATCCGGCACCACAAGGGCCTCTTCTATGTGGGGTTTTGTACGCCCAACTGGGAAAAAGAAAAAGGACAGTTTTCCATGTGCACGGCAAAAGATATAAAAGGTCCGTGGAAACGCACGGTGTTTCCGGAGTATCTCTATGATCCGGGTTTGTTTTTTGATGATAACGGGAAAGTATACGTGATACATGGCCAGCACCGGCTATATGCAACAGAGCTCAATGCCGATGCGCTTTCTGTAAAAGAAGAAAAAAAGCAAATATGGGATAAAGCCATTTCCACACCTGCCGGTTCATCAGCCCCAAAAGACGGTGTATTTGGTATGGAAGGCTCGCATATGTATAAGATTAATGGTTATTACTATCTTACCTGTCCGGCGGGAGGAACTGAGGGCTGGCAGATGTGCCTGCGCAGTAAAAATATTTACGGGCCTTATGAAAGTAAGATCATTGTACAGGATGAATCTTCATATCCCCAAAACGGATTGCATCAGGGAGGGATGATACAGGTGCAGGATGGAAGCTGGTGGTTCATCATCATGCAGGACCGTGGCCCTATAGGCCGCGTACCGCACCTGGTGCCGGTGGTATGGAAGGAAGGCTGGCCCATGATCGGTAAAAACGGGGAAGGAAAAGGCGTGGTTGTACATACGAAACCCGGTGTGGGCAAAATCTACCCGGTTAAAACGCCGGCTACCTCCGATGAGTTCAGTTCAAAAAAACTCGGCCTGCAATGGCAATGGAACCATAACCCGGATAACAGCAAATGGTCATTAGCGGAGCGCCCCGGTTATCTGCGCCTGCATGGTGGCTATGCCAACGATCTGCTAACGGCCCGCAACTCTCTTTCGCAGCGGGTGCAGGGACCGGCATCTGCGGCCGTGAGCGAACTGGATTTTAGTCACCTGAAAGATGGAGATGTAACAGGCCTTGCCGTGTTTGAAAAACCCTACGCGTTTGTGGGTATCGAACAAAAAGGAGGGCAACGCCGGCTGATAATGGTCAATGATGGAAAAATCAAGGATAGTGTGGCATTGTCCGGCACCACGAAGATCTGGTTAAAGGCTGCTGCCACGGACAAAGGATTTATCGCAACGTTTTTTTATAGCCTGGATGGAAAAGATTTTTGTTCCCTGGGCAATACATTGAAAATGGGGCTGGGCCTCACCTGGACGGCCAACCGGTTTATGCTGTTTCATTTTAATACGGTGCCGGCTGCTGAGGCCGGGTATGCAGATTTTAACTGGTTTCATTTTACCGGGAGCAATCCGGCAGCGGCTTTTTAA
- a CDS encoding right-handed parallel beta-helix repeat-containing protein, translated as MKNIQIVFALLLSLTAAAQKAPVGTEYHVAPKGDDANSGTAASPFKTIMAAAGKAMPGDIITVHAGTYREQITPPRGGNSNQERIIYRAAKGERVVIKGSEVIKNWKHLQGDTWEVVIPNRVFGTFNPYKDRIRGDWFWPTPKDRKYHTGAVYLNGNWLMEAANEAEVMKPAAGTDLLWWATADSTATTIRAQFKNADPNKETVEINMRQTVFYPDRPFIDYITVSGFTMEQAATNWAPPTAEQMGLIGTHWSKGWIIENNTVQYSKCVGISLGKYGDDHDNNQTESATGYVGTINRALAFGWNKATVGSHIVRNNIIAHCEQAGIAGSMGCAFSRVQDNIIHDIHSKRLFTGAEMAGIKFHGAVDVQISGNRIYRANMGVWLDWMAQGAQVKNNLFYDNDLDLFLEVNHGPMLVCNNVMLSKKSLLMNSGGAAFAHNLFSGNMEVITYDSRLTPYHLPHSTFVKALHDNPGGDVQFVNNLFVQGANAIQYSKALQPVVFEGNVYTSGAISIRDVQDTKRLGEMTGRGKEMMQRYKEQTATEQNAIMDTGFNAGVRFIDKGNKGMLEIIWNRQWLKLKRKWVTTGSLRKALVPDLPFENADGTPLRINTDFWGKKRKAANPAPGPFEVAGSGLQKISLY; from the coding sequence GTGAAAAATATACAGATTGTCTTTGCACTACTTCTTAGCCTTACCGCAGCTGCACAAAAGGCACCGGTTGGTACCGAATACCACGTGGCGCCGAAAGGGGATGATGCCAATAGCGGTACCGCTGCAAGTCCGTTCAAAACCATTATGGCGGCCGCCGGCAAAGCCATGCCCGGTGATATCATTACCGTACATGCAGGCACGTACCGGGAACAGATCACGCCACCCCGTGGCGGCAATTCGAACCAGGAGCGCATCATATACCGCGCTGCCAAAGGTGAGCGGGTTGTCATCAAAGGATCCGAAGTGATCAAAAACTGGAAACACCTGCAGGGGGATACCTGGGAAGTAGTAATACCCAATCGTGTTTTTGGAACCTTTAATCCCTATAAGGACCGCATCCGCGGCGATTGGTTCTGGCCCACACCAAAGGATCGCAAATACCATACGGGAGCCGTATACCTGAATGGTAACTGGCTGATGGAAGCGGCCAATGAGGCTGAAGTAATGAAGCCCGCAGCGGGAACGGATTTATTATGGTGGGCCACTGCAGATAGTACGGCCACCACCATCCGGGCGCAGTTTAAAAATGCCGACCCGAACAAAGAAACCGTGGAGATCAATATGCGGCAGACCGTGTTTTATCCGGACCGGCCCTTTATCGATTACATCACGGTAAGCGGGTTTACGATGGAACAGGCTGCTACCAACTGGGCGCCGCCAACCGCTGAACAAATGGGATTGATCGGCACCCACTGGAGCAAGGGCTGGATCATTGAAAACAATACAGTACAGTATTCAAAATGTGTAGGCATCTCCCTGGGGAAATACGGTGATGATCATGATAACAACCAAACCGAGTCGGCAACGGGTTATGTAGGCACCATCAACCGGGCCCTGGCCTTTGGCTGGAATAAAGCTACCGTAGGTAGTCATATCGTGCGGAACAATATCATTGCACATTGCGAACAGGCGGGTATTGCAGGCAGTATGGGCTGCGCATTCAGCCGGGTGCAGGATAATATCATCCATGATATCCATTCAAAGCGCCTGTTTACAGGGGCTGAAATGGCCGGCATCAAATTTCATGGTGCCGTAGATGTACAGATCTCCGGGAACCGGATCTACCGGGCGAATATGGGCGTTTGGCTCGACTGGATGGCCCAGGGTGCCCAGGTAAAGAATAACCTGTTTTATGATAATGACCTGGATCTGTTCCTGGAAGTGAATCATGGCCCCATGCTGGTATGTAATAATGTGATGCTGTCAAAGAAAAGTCTTTTAATGAACTCTGGCGGAGCAGCGTTTGCGCATAATCTTTTTAGCGGGAATATGGAGGTGATTACCTACGACAGCCGCCTTACGCCTTACCACCTGCCGCATTCCACTTTTGTAAAAGCCCTGCATGATAATCCCGGCGGAGATGTACAGTTTGTAAACAACCTTTTTGTACAGGGCGCCAATGCCATCCAGTACAGCAAGGCATTACAGCCGGTAGTGTTTGAGGGCAATGTATATACCAGCGGCGCCATCTCCATCCGTGATGTTCAGGACACAAAGCGGTTGGGTGAGATGACCGGCCGTGGAAAAGAAATGATGCAACGATACAAAGAGCAGACCGCAACAGAACAGAATGCCATAATGGATACCGGTTTTAATGCAGGGGTACGGTTCATCGATAAGGGCAATAAGGGCATGCTTGAAATTATATGGAACCGGCAATGGCTGAAGCTGAAAAGGAAATGGGTCACCACCGGCAGCTTAAGAAAAGCCCTGGTGCCGGATCTGCCGTTTGAAAATGCAGACGGTACCCCGTTGCGGATCAATACGGATTTTTGGGGTAAAAAACGGAAAGCCGCCAACCCGGCGCCCGGGCCCTTTGAGGTAGCGGGCAGTGGGTTACAAAAGATATCGCTTTATTAA
- a CDS encoding DUF4998 domain-containing protein, whose amino-acid sequence MNYKYFAVICTIWVLCSCTKMDHEYAPYLKDGEIIYVGAPYNLEVHPGKGRIELQFTQSKDPNIVKYIVYWNNRSKNLEVAPDKSSTVQKVMITNLAEQEYTFEIVALDKDGNRSTPASALISGQALDNNYEGQLFTRSATLTNSKKGLSVELVSVDTTCKYTVITYKNGAGQQVQKKIVNGAALADTLTDIDPLATSVNLKTAYVPAKGIDTFYAQKTESLNLSAGRYVCTGSMVDVTNAALTGAYPWNVTLRQTGARTLELYDEDYTKDVYHWIKSNGNNSNYGQFGVVFNMDDQYNIISVINKYGQPSGNNRSGELDPSGINKFDPATRILKVKYWMNENGVHRTSFDEVMTMK is encoded by the coding sequence ATGAATTATAAATATTTTGCAGTCATTTGTACCATATGGGTGCTGTGCTCCTGCACCAAGATGGATCATGAATACGCGCCGTATTTAAAAGACGGGGAAATTATTTATGTAGGGGCCCCTTACAACCTGGAAGTGCATCCGGGGAAGGGAAGGATAGAACTGCAGTTTACCCAATCGAAGGACCCCAATATTGTTAAATATATTGTTTACTGGAATAACAGGAGCAAAAACCTGGAGGTGGCACCTGATAAAAGCAGCACGGTTCAAAAGGTAATGATTACGAACCTGGCAGAACAGGAGTATACCTTTGAAATAGTGGCACTGGATAAAGATGGCAACAGGTCTACCCCCGCGTCAGCGCTGATTTCGGGCCAGGCACTGGACAATAATTATGAAGGCCAGCTGTTTACCCGCAGCGCAACATTAACCAACAGTAAAAAGGGGTTGTCGGTTGAGCTTGTTTCGGTGGATACCACCTGCAAGTATACGGTTATAACATATAAAAACGGTGCCGGTCAGCAGGTGCAGAAGAAGATCGTGAACGGGGCGGCTTTAGCGGATACGTTAACGGATATCGATCCGCTGGCAACATCAGTTAACCTGAAAACCGCTTATGTTCCGGCAAAGGGAATAGATACCTTTTATGCACAAAAGACTGAATCCCTCAACCTTTCCGCAGGCCGGTATGTATGCACAGGCAGTATGGTAGATGTTACGAATGCAGCATTAACCGGAGCCTATCCCTGGAACGTAACCCTGCGCCAGACAGGCGCCAGAACCTTAGAACTCTATGATGAAGATTACACAAAGGATGTATACCATTGGATCAAAAGTAATGGGAATAATTCCAACTATGGCCAGTTCGGAGTTGTGTTTAATATGGATGACCAGTACAATATCATCAGCGTCATTAATAAATACGGGCAACCCTCGGGCAATAACCGATCCGGGGAGCTGGATCCCTCAGGTATCAATAAATTTGATCCGGCTACCCGGATATTGAAAGTGAAATACTGGATGAATGAAAATGGCGTTCACCGCACCTCCTTTGATGAGGTGATGACCATGAAATAG
- a CDS encoding DUF4959 domain-containing protein, with product MKNIKNITAGFLTLLLVGIFSCQKQTGTDQQPIYKSTVKPPAVGNVKVINIPGGAQIIYTIPADPTIMYVQADFMVNENTKQQVKASYFTDTLVVRGFAKSTDYKVTLRTVSRSEVPSDPVEVTVHPDTPPYLLVKQSIQIYGDFGGANIQYENPTSADLAVVALVDTISKPEYVYTSYSKATIGNFSIRGFGAGERKYGAYVRDRWGNVSDTVWSKVRSMNEIVLDRSVMKALVLPGDQTACCGSDLNVPLRNGYSAGDWAFYGVVNNNNQTDSLPERITVDMGKPVVLSRIRYYMRKNGGAEFRNGTLKFFKIYGSMNPNPNGALDNSWTQIGGVFELVKPSGLPYGQLDAADQAEVNNGTEFVMPLPAVPMRYFRMVILQNYSGGAGLEMASIKFMGDYQ from the coding sequence ATGAAGAATATTAAAAACATTACGGCAGGTTTTTTGACACTTCTCCTGGTGGGCATCTTTTCCTGCCAGAAACAAACCGGCACCGACCAGCAGCCGATCTATAAAAGTACGGTAAAACCTCCCGCCGTCGGCAACGTCAAGGTGATCAACATCCCGGGCGGCGCGCAGATCATTTATACAATTCCTGCCGACCCCACTATTATGTATGTGCAGGCCGATTTTATGGTAAATGAAAACACAAAGCAGCAGGTAAAAGCATCCTATTTTACAGACACCCTGGTGGTAAGGGGCTTTGCAAAGTCGACCGACTATAAAGTAACGCTCAGAACCGTTAGCCGGAGTGAAGTGCCGTCGGATCCGGTAGAGGTAACGGTACACCCTGATACTCCACCCTATCTTTTGGTAAAACAATCTATTCAGATCTATGGCGATTTTGGAGGGGCCAATATTCAATATGAAAATCCAACATCTGCAGATCTGGCAGTGGTTGCTCTGGTAGATACCATCAGTAAACCGGAGTATGTATACACCAGCTATTCGAAGGCCACCATCGGTAACTTTTCTATACGCGGATTTGGTGCCGGCGAACGGAAGTATGGAGCCTACGTACGGGATCGCTGGGGCAACGTATCGGATACGGTATGGTCAAAAGTGCGGTCGATGAATGAGATTGTGCTGGACCGCAGCGTTATGAAAGCCCTGGTGCTGCCCGGCGATCAGACGGCCTGCTGCGGTTCCGATCTGAATGTACCGCTCCGTAACGGTTACAGCGCGGGAGACTGGGCTTTTTATGGTGTGGTGAACAACAATAATCAAACCGATTCCTTACCGGAACGCATTACGGTAGATATGGGCAAACCCGTCGTGCTGAGCCGCATCCGCTATTATATGCGGAAGAACGGCGGGGCGGAATTCCGGAACGGAACGCTGAAGTTCTTTAAGATCTATGGCAGTATGAATCCCAATCCCAACGGAGCACTGGATAACAGCTGGACGCAGATTGGCGGCGTATTTGAACTGGTAAAACCCTCCGGCCTACCTTATGGACAGCTGGATGCGGCCGACCAGGCAGAAGTGAATAACGGAACGGAATTCGTCATGCCGCTGCCCGCTGTGCCCATGCGCTATTTCAGGATGGTGATTCTTCAAAATTACAGTGGCGGAGCTGGTCTGGAAATGGCTTCAATCAAGTTTATGGGCGACTACCAGTAA
- a CDS encoding RagB/SusD family nutrient uptake outer membrane protein, whose amino-acid sequence MKCIRILPVILLLGLFSCNKFMDVVPDNIATLDQAFQLKVTAKKYLFTCYSYLPKLGSPSSNYGLLGSREIASPYPGSQAPGIPNSIFELSYDYQNTVEPINNYWDGQNGGVAMFQAIRTCNIFLENIGKVPDIEAVERKRWIAEVKVLKAYYHFLLLRMYGPVPVIRENLPVSAGVDEVRASRAPVDEVSGYIAELIDEATPDLPSVVYNQREELGRITAPIALAIKAYAMVQNASPLFNGNTDYADLKNKDGKALVSTAFDNGKWVKAAQACDDAIKAAHGAGFRLHYFKAPFDLNAISDSSRKLMDIRGAVTEEWNPEQIWVFTNSNSSELQRFCAPRNEVYSYTYSLWAANLNACEIFYTKHGVPISEDPTWDYANRYTALKTVPAEQRSIMKPNYTTSGFNMDREYRFYADLVFDGAAYFMSQRPSETNLLYLPTLWGSPSTSGGLSRVSFTGYYPKKLVSWKTTGSGNTYTPDAYAWPAIRLASLYLLYAEAVNEAEGPGAKAYQYLDSVRARAGLKGVVESWGNYSRNAAKPATKEGLRNIIQQETMIEMIFEGENYWNMRRWKRLDLMNRPITGWNIEQKTTADFYRLRTLYTPHNTYRDFLAPIKEYALQVNPNLVQNPLW is encoded by the coding sequence ATGAAATGTATAAGAATACTGCCGGTGATCCTGCTCCTGGGATTGTTTTCCTGCAATAAATTCATGGATGTCGTGCCAGACAATATAGCTACCCTGGACCAGGCCTTTCAGCTGAAAGTAACGGCAAAAAAATATTTATTTACCTGCTATTCCTACCTGCCCAAACTGGGTAGTCCGAGCAGCAATTACGGATTGCTCGGAAGCCGGGAGATCGCTTCTCCCTACCCGGGATCACAGGCCCCGGGCATACCCAATTCCATTTTTGAACTGAGCTACGATTATCAGAATACCGTAGAGCCGATCAATAATTACTGGGATGGGCAAAACGGCGGCGTGGCTATGTTCCAGGCCATCCGTACCTGCAATATTTTCCTGGAGAATATCGGTAAGGTACCGGATATTGAGGCGGTAGAGCGGAAACGGTGGATCGCGGAAGTTAAGGTATTAAAAGCCTATTATCATTTCCTCCTCCTGCGTATGTACGGTCCTGTACCGGTGATCCGCGAAAACCTGCCTGTATCGGCAGGGGTGGATGAGGTGCGGGCCAGCCGGGCCCCCGTGGATGAAGTGAGCGGCTATATTGCGGAACTGATTGATGAAGCCACACCGGATCTTCCGTCGGTTGTATACAATCAGCGGGAAGAGCTGGGGCGCATCACGGCGCCTATTGCACTGGCAATAAAGGCCTATGCAATGGTACAAAATGCAAGCCCGCTGTTTAACGGGAATACAGATTATGCCGATCTGAAAAACAAAGATGGTAAAGCGCTGGTGAGCACCGCCTTTGATAATGGCAAATGGGTAAAAGCAGCCCAGGCCTGCGATGATGCGATTAAGGCGGCGCATGGGGCCGGGTTCCGGCTGCATTATTTCAAAGCTCCCTTTGATTTGAACGCAATCAGCGACAGCTCAAGAAAGCTAATGGACATCCGGGGGGCGGTAACAGAAGAATGGAACCCCGAACAGATATGGGTATTTACAAACAGCAACTCCAGCGAGTTACAGCGGTTTTGTGCGCCCCGTAACGAAGTGTATTCGTATACCTATTCATTATGGGCGGCCAACCTGAACGCCTGTGAAATTTTTTATACGAAACATGGTGTACCCATCAGCGAGGATCCCACCTGGGATTATGCCAACCGGTATACCGCGCTGAAAACAGTGCCGGCCGAACAGCGCAGCATTATGAAGCCCAACTATACCACCTCCGGTTTTAATATGGACCGGGAATATCGTTTTTATGCAGATCTTGTTTTTGACGGGGCAGCCTATTTTATGTCGCAGCGTCCGAGTGAAACAAATTTACTCTACTTGCCCACCCTTTGGGGATCGCCTTCCACCAGCGGCGGACTTTCCCGGGTTTCGTTTACTGGCTATTACCCTAAGAAATTGGTAAGCTGGAAAACCACCGGAAGCGGTAATACATACACGCCCGATGCGTATGCCTGGCCCGCGATCCGTCTGGCCTCACTTTACCTGTTGTATGCAGAAGCGGTGAATGAAGCCGAAGGCCCCGGTGCAAAAGCGTATCAGTACCTGGATTCTGTTCGCGCAAGGGCGGGTTTAAAAGGGGTGGTGGAGTCCTGGGGCAATTATTCACGCAACGCAGCAAAGCCTGCTACCAAAGAAGGACTGCGAAACATTATTCAGCAGGAAACCATGATCGAAATGATCTTTGAAGGGGAAAATTACTGGAATATGCGTCGCTGGAAGCGCCTCGACCTGATGAACCGCCCCATTACCGGCTGGAACATTGAACAAAAAACAACAGCAGACTTCTACCGGTTAAGGACCCTTTACACACCCCATAATACCTACCGGGATTTTCTGGCACCCATCAAGGAATATGCCTTACAGGTAAACCCTAACCTGGTACAGAACCCATTATGGTAA